The proteins below are encoded in one region of Halalkalicoccus jeotgali B3:
- a CDS encoding metallophosphoesterase family protein, with amino-acid sequence MRVGLISDVHANRVALSAVLEDMPPVDHLFCAGDVVGYNPWPAECVEAVRERAVPTVMGNHDRAVAEDAAFRFNAMAKAGVEYASQELSEDQSEWLARLPEERTELEDRVKLIHGHPDDPDRYTYPEEFGPDLLEEEDLLVLGHTHIQGHAVYEEGIVCNPGSVGQPRDGDPRAAYAVVDLEERSVEERRVAYDIDRVIEAVAGVGLPERIGSRLREGR; translated from the coding sequence ATGCGCGTCGGCCTCATCTCCGATGTCCACGCGAACCGGGTCGCCCTCTCGGCAGTTCTCGAGGACATGCCGCCGGTCGATCATCTGTTCTGTGCGGGCGACGTCGTCGGCTACAACCCCTGGCCCGCCGAGTGCGTCGAAGCCGTCCGCGAGCGGGCGGTTCCGACCGTAATGGGGAATCACGACCGCGCGGTCGCCGAGGACGCCGCCTTCCGGTTCAACGCGATGGCGAAAGCCGGGGTCGAGTACGCCAGTCAGGAGCTCTCGGAGGACCAGTCGGAGTGGCTCGCGAGACTCCCTGAGGAGCGAACGGAACTAGAGGACCGGGTGAAACTGATCCACGGCCATCCCGACGACCCCGATCGCTACACCTATCCCGAGGAGTTCGGACCCGATCTCCTAGAGGAGGAGGATCTGCTCGTGTTGGGCCACACCCACATCCAGGGCCACGCGGTCTACGAGGAGGGGATCGTCTGCAATCCGGGGAGCGTCGGCCAGCCCCGCGACGGCGATCCGCGCGCCGCGTACGCGGTCGTCGACCTCGAGGAGCGCTCGGTCGAGGAACGCCGCGTGGCGTACGATATCGATCGGGTGATCGAGGCGGTCGCCGGGGTCGGGCTTCCGGAGCGGATCGGAAGCCGGCTCCGGGAGGGGCGCTGA
- a CDS encoding aspartate kinase, whose amino-acid sequence MRVVAKFGGTSLGSGDRINRAADSIAGAVEGGHEIAVVASAMGSTTDDLLDDITFETEEADRAEIVSMGERTSVRMLKAALASRGVEAIFVEPGKDEWPIVTDEYGEVDVEETKRRAKELAADLDGVVPVITGFLAETHDGSVTTLGRGGSDTTAVMLGKYMDADEVVIVTDVEGVMTGDPSVVEGARNVGEISVDELRNLSFRGAEVVAPSALSYKDGRMGVRVVHYQHGDLLTGGTSIEGEFENLVDMREEPLACVTIAGRAIRNRPGILADLSTPLAEQGINLDAVASGMDSVTFYVDSDEAERTEAILHESVIEDDSLSSVTLESDFAVIRVTGGELPNQSGIIQGVITPVAEEGITVHDVITSATSVAVFVPWADREHTLEVLQEAF is encoded by the coding sequence ATGCGCGTCGTAGCGAAGTTCGGCGGGACGAGTCTGGGAAGCGGCGACCGGATCAATCGTGCGGCCGATTCGATCGCGGGTGCGGTCGAGGGCGGCCACGAGATCGCAGTCGTCGCCAGCGCGATGGGCTCGACGACCGACGACCTCCTGGACGACATCACCTTCGAGACCGAGGAGGCCGACCGCGCGGAGATCGTCAGCATGGGCGAGCGAACCTCCGTGCGAATGCTGAAGGCCGCGCTGGCCTCTCGCGGGGTCGAGGCGATCTTCGTCGAACCCGGCAAGGACGAGTGGCCGATCGTCACCGACGAGTACGGCGAGGTCGACGTCGAGGAGACCAAACGGCGCGCGAAGGAACTCGCCGCCGACCTCGACGGGGTCGTTCCGGTCATCACGGGCTTTCTCGCCGAGACTCACGACGGCAGCGTCACCACCCTCGGGCGGGGTGGCAGCGACACGACGGCCGTCATGTTGGGCAAGTACATGGACGCCGACGAGGTCGTCATCGTCACCGACGTCGAGGGCGTGATGACCGGCGACCCCTCGGTCGTCGAGGGCGCGCGAAACGTCGGCGAGATAAGCGTCGACGAGCTACGGAACCTCTCGTTCCGGGGTGCGGAGGTCGTTGCCCCCTCGGCGCTCTCGTATAAGGACGGGCGAATGGGCGTCCGGGTCGTCCACTACCAACACGGCGATCTCCTGACTGGAGGAACGAGCATCGAGGGCGAGTTCGAGAACCTCGTCGATATGCGCGAGGAACCGCTGGCCTGCGTGACGATCGCCGGGCGCGCCATCCGCAACCGACCGGGGATCCTCGCGGACCTCTCGACGCCACTCGCCGAACAGGGTATCAACCTCGATGCGGTCGCAAGCGGGATGGACTCGGTGACCTTCTACGTCGACAGCGACGAGGCCGAGCGGACCGAGGCGATCCTCCACGAGTCGGTCATCGAGGACGACTCGCTCTCGAGTGTGACCCTCGAAAGCGACTTCGCGGTGATCCGCGTAACGGGCGGGGAGCTACCGAATCAGTCGGGAATTATCCAGGGCGTGATCACGCCGGTTGCCGAGGAGGGCATTACGGTCCACGACGTCATCACGAGCGCGACGAGCGTCGCCGTCTTCGTCCCGTGGGCCGACCGCGAGCACACTCTCGAAGTGCTCCAGGAAGCGTTCTAG
- a CDS encoding NADP-dependent oxidoreductase, with protein MSDSNRQWILASRPEGKPTEENFELVESERPEPDANEVLVRTRYLSVDPYMRGRMREGESYADPWAVGEPMQAGVVGEVEQSNHDDFEAGDVVAGNLQWAEYSIALGSELTPVDSDLAPISTALGVLGMPGRTAYFGTLEVAEPKPGETMVVSGAAGAVGSVVGQIARMAGARVVGIAGSERKCEWLTDDLDFNAAINYNQEDVHEALSEACPEGIDAYFDNVGGEITDAVFANLNVDARVAVCGQIALYNAEELPTGPRKLATLIEKRARVQGLLVSDFAPRFEAATERLGQWVSEDELHYEETITEGFENAPEAFIGLFEGENIGKQLVEVTEDVRAAS; from the coding sequence ATGAGCGACAGCAACCGACAGTGGATCCTGGCGAGTCGCCCCGAGGGGAAACCGACCGAAGAGAACTTCGAGCTCGTCGAGAGCGAGCGGCCCGAACCCGACGCCAACGAGGTGCTCGTACGGACGCGCTACCTCTCGGTCGATCCCTACATGCGCGGGCGGATGCGCGAGGGGGAGTCCTACGCCGACCCGTGGGCAGTCGGCGAGCCCATGCAAGCCGGTGTCGTCGGCGAGGTCGAACAGTCGAATCACGACGACTTCGAGGCCGGCGACGTCGTGGCCGGCAACCTGCAGTGGGCGGAGTACTCGATCGCGCTCGGAAGCGAACTCACGCCCGTCGATTCCGACCTCGCGCCGATCTCGACAGCGCTGGGCGTCCTGGGGATGCCCGGCCGGACCGCCTACTTCGGCACCCTCGAAGTGGCCGAGCCGAAGCCGGGCGAGACGATGGTCGTCTCGGGGGCCGCGGGCGCGGTCGGCTCGGTCGTCGGCCAGATCGCCCGGATGGCAGGGGCACGCGTCGTCGGGATCGCCGGCTCCGAGCGCAAATGCGAGTGGTTGACCGACGATCTGGACTTCAACGCGGCGATAAACTACAATCAAGAGGACGTCCACGAGGCGCTTTCCGAGGCGTGCCCCGAAGGGATCGACGCCTACTTCGACAACGTCGGCGGGGAGATCACCGACGCGGTGTTCGCGAACCTGAACGTCGACGCCCGCGTGGCGGTCTGCGGGCAGATCGCGCTGTACAACGCCGAGGAACTCCCTACGGGACCCCGAAAGCTCGCCACGCTGATCGAGAAGCGCGCACGGGTCCAAGGGCTTCTCGTCAGCGACTTCGCGCCCCGGTTTGAGGCCGCGACCGAGCGACTCGGCCAGTGGGTAAGCGAGGACGAACTGCACTACGAGGAGACGATCACCGAGGGGTTCGAGAACGCTCCCGAGGCATTTATCGGCCTGTTCGAGGGCGAGAACATCGGCAAGCAGCTGGTCGAGGTGACAGAGGACGTTCGTGCGGCGAGTTAA
- a CDS encoding S26 family signal peptidase, whose product MVAREFLVSVGSVLLVGLLLFSLSGVWPPMVAIESGSMEPNMQPNDLVFITDNDRFINDGATGDTGVVTAETGRETGYKTFNGPGDVIVYEPNGNDRQVPIIHRAHFWVEEGENWYDRADPDHVGNADNCGELRNCPAPQSGFITKGDNEVTNQRYDQVRGLSGPVKEEWVIGTAEIRIPWLGWVRLQLAELAAGGAPQVIVESGLDPATLEGPVATPNTPRAGLGGLGSTPA is encoded by the coding sequence ATGGTCGCCCGCGAGTTCCTCGTTAGCGTCGGTTCCGTCCTTCTCGTCGGTCTGTTGTTGTTCTCGCTTTCGGGCGTCTGGCCGCCGATGGTCGCCATCGAGAGCGGCAGCATGGAGCCGAACATGCAGCCCAACGATCTGGTCTTCATCACCGACAACGACCGGTTCATCAACGACGGCGCCACCGGCGACACCGGCGTGGTTACCGCGGAAACGGGTCGGGAGACGGGTTATAAGACCTTCAACGGACCCGGCGACGTGATCGTCTACGAGCCAAACGGCAACGACCGTCAGGTACCGATCATCCACCGGGCGCACTTCTGGGTCGAGGAGGGCGAGAACTGGTACGACCGCGCGGATCCCGACCACGTCGGCAATGCCGACAACTGCGGGGAGCTTCGTAACTGCCCGGCGCCCCAGTCGGGGTTCATCACCAAGGGCGACAACGAAGTGACAAATCAGCGTTACGACCAGGTTCGCGGGCTCTCGGGGCCGGTCAAAGAAGAGTGGGTGATCGGTACCGCCGAGATCCGTATCCCGTGGCTCGGCTGGGTCAGACTGCAACTGGCTGAGCTCGCTGCCGGCGGCGCCCCGCAGGTGATCGTCGAGTCCGGACTCGATCCGGCCACGCTCGAGGGGCCAGTCGCAACACCGAACACCCCGCGAGCGGGTCTCGGTGGGCTCGGATCAACACCGGCATAA
- a CDS encoding metal-dependent hydrolase, whose product MWPWEHVIVGYVAYSLFSHLVYREGPSGAAALAVVFAALFPDLLDKTLSWQFGLFPGGYSVGHSVFVAVPLSVLAGVLAHRVGRPRVGLAFGAGYLLHLPSDVIPDYPRYGRYPVERVLWPLEQAEGEHGQGLISGFLEAFLPYAYQLLTLDPSPELTFQLGLMGCAFLLWTYDGMPVLRELVVGTHRRITKGGL is encoded by the coding sequence ATGTGGCCATGGGAACACGTCATCGTCGGGTACGTCGCCTACTCGCTGTTCAGCCACCTCGTCTATCGCGAGGGACCGAGCGGGGCGGCGGCCCTTGCGGTCGTGTTCGCGGCGCTGTTTCCCGACCTCCTGGATAAGACCCTCTCCTGGCAGTTCGGGCTCTTTCCCGGCGGGTACTCGGTCGGGCACTCGGTATTCGTCGCGGTGCCGCTATCGGTCCTCGCGGGCGTGCTCGCCCATCGCGTGGGGCGCCCGCGAGTCGGGCTGGCGTTCGGAGCGGGCTACCTGTTGCACCTGCCGAGCGACGTGATCCCGGATTACCCCCGCTACGGTCGCTACCCCGTCGAGCGGGTCCTCTGGCCGCTCGAGCAGGCCGAGGGGGAGCACGGCCAAGGCCTGATAAGTGGCTTCCTGGAGGCCTTTCTCCCCTATGCCTACCAGCTGCTCACGCTCGATCCGTCCCCGGAGCTGACTTTCCAGCTCGGGCTGATGGGCTGTGCATTCTTGCTGTGGACCTACGACGGGATGCCGGTGCTCCGGGAACTCGTCGTCGGCACTCACCGGCGCATCACCAAGGGCGGTCTCTGA
- a CDS encoding DNA-directed DNA polymerase II small subunit has translation MAEETDRRIVAELAARGYNADREAITLIAGTPDPEDAIERAVETVSADALKVTGEQLRGLFEDERRDASPRRDANDSPSRASNPPVSPAKTDDEATNSAETVPVEAEVDTSAMGDGRVPVESGRQLVEILGDITGQSTGTGEYSDFVTVFRDRYERLAGKLRRRVNHRPADAIQSMPGGGNAEMIGMVNDIRSTASGHWLIELEDTTGVFPCLVMKDREIADLVNELVYDEVIAVRGTLADDAGILFTDEIFFPDVPHTHKPNTADRHVQAALISDVHVGSQEFAADAWSRFADWLHTEEAQSVEYLLLAGDMVEGVGVYPNQDEELSIIDIYEQYEAFAEYLKEVPGDLEIVMIPGNHDAVRLAEPQPAFDEELREIMSAHDARITGNPSTVTIEGVSVLMYHGMSLDEIIADLPEEKASYDDPQKAMYHLLKKRHVAPKYGGKMRIAPEERDYLVIDEVPDVFHTGHVHKLGFGTYHNVTAINSGCWQEQTAFQKSVNIDPDVGYAPIVDLDTLDVTARKFT, from the coding sequence GTGGCCGAAGAGACGGACAGACGGATCGTCGCCGAACTCGCTGCCCGCGGATACAACGCGGATCGGGAGGCCATTACCCTGATCGCGGGCACGCCCGACCCCGAAGACGCCATCGAACGGGCCGTTGAGACCGTCTCCGCCGACGCGCTGAAGGTCACCGGGGAGCAGCTCCGGGGACTCTTCGAGGACGAACGCCGCGACGCGTCACCCCGTCGGGACGCGAACGATTCTCCGTCCCGGGCGTCGAACCCCCCTGTTTCTCCTGCAAAAACGGACGACGAAGCGACCAATTCAGCTGAAACGGTTCCAGTCGAAGCAGAGGTCGACACGTCCGCGATGGGGGACGGGCGGGTCCCGGTCGAGTCCGGGAGACAGCTCGTCGAGATACTCGGCGACATCACCGGACAGAGTACGGGTACCGGCGAGTACTCCGACTTCGTGACGGTCTTTCGGGACCGCTACGAACGCCTCGCCGGCAAACTAAGGAGGCGAGTCAACCACCGTCCTGCCGACGCGATCCAGTCGATGCCCGGTGGGGGCAACGCCGAGATGATCGGGATGGTCAACGACATCCGCTCGACCGCCAGCGGCCATTGGCTGATCGAACTGGAGGACACCACCGGCGTCTTTCCCTGTCTGGTAATGAAAGACCGCGAGATCGCGGATCTCGTCAACGAACTCGTTTACGACGAGGTGATCGCGGTTCGGGGTACGCTCGCCGACGACGCGGGCATCCTCTTTACCGACGAGATCTTCTTCCCCGACGTCCCTCACACCCACAAACCGAACACGGCCGACAGGCACGTCCAGGCCGCGCTGATCTCGGACGTCCACGTCGGCAGTCAGGAGTTCGCCGCCGACGCGTGGAGCCGCTTTGCCGACTGGCTGCACACCGAGGAGGCCCAGTCCGTCGAGTACCTCCTGCTCGCGGGCGATATGGTCGAGGGCGTGGGCGTCTACCCGAACCAGGACGAGGAGCTCTCGATCATCGACATCTACGAGCAGTACGAGGCGTTCGCGGAGTACCTGAAGGAAGTCCCCGGTGATCTGGAGATCGTCATGATCCCCGGGAACCACGACGCGGTGCGCCTCGCAGAGCCCCAGCCCGCCTTCGACGAGGAGCTCCGGGAGATCATGAGCGCCCACGACGCCCGGATCACGGGCAACCCCTCCACAGTGACCATCGAGGGCGTTTCGGTCCTGATGTACCACGGGATGAGCCTCGACGAGATCATCGCGGACCTCCCCGAAGAAAAAGCGAGCTACGACGATCCCCAGAAGGCGATGTACCACCTCCTGAAGAAACGCCACGTCGCGCCCAAATACGGCGGGAAGATGCGCATCGCCCCCGAGGAGCGCGATTACCTGGTGATCGACGAGGTACCCGATGTCTTCCATACGGGCCACGTCCACAAGCTCGGCTTCGGCACCTATCACAACGTCACCGCGATCAACAGCGGGTGCTGGCAGGAACAGACCGCCTTCCAGAAGAGCGTCAACATCGACCCCGACGTGGGCTACGCCCCGATCGTGGATCTGGATACGCTCGACGTGACTGCCCGGAAGTTCACCTGA
- a CDS encoding Cdc6/Cdc18 family protein, producing MTGNDSPPEDRPSEEAPDRSFAVDVEEVLEDDPDGEPSQGLFDDLLSGEPIFENKEVLRPSYTPHELPHRSDQINKMATILVAALRGETPSNILIYGKTGTGKTASAKFVSQELEQTSKKYEVPCEVEYINCEVTDTQYRVLAQLANKFIEQNEAHVERRLSDLADLREAVEEGSTALEATPFESTTGIDSRIETLEDELEEMEPVPMTGWPTDRVYKEFFDAVDYRERVVVIMLDEIDKLVEKSGDDTLYNLSRMNSELDNSRVSIMGISNDLKFTDFLDPRVKSSLGEEEIVFPPYDANQLRDILQHRADIAFEERALTDDVIPLCAAFAAQEHGDARRALDLLRTAGELAERSQSEHVDESHVRKAQDKIELDRVVEVVRTLPTQSKLVLFSIILLEKNGVHNINTGEVFNIYKRLCEEIDADVLTQRRVTDLISELDMLGIVNAIVVSKGRYGRTKEISLSVPTEETEAVLLADSRLSEIEEIQPFVQARFDN from the coding sequence ATGACAGGGAACGATTCCCCACCCGAGGACCGCCCGTCCGAGGAGGCTCCGGATCGTTCCTTTGCGGTCGACGTCGAGGAGGTACTCGAGGACGATCCCGACGGGGAGCCATCCCAGGGGCTGTTCGATGACCTCCTCTCAGGGGAACCGATCTTCGAGAACAAGGAGGTCCTCAGACCCTCGTATACGCCCCACGAACTCCCCCACCGTTCGGATCAGATCAACAAGATGGCGACGATCCTCGTCGCCGCCCTCCGGGGCGAGACGCCCTCGAACATCCTTATCTACGGGAAGACGGGGACCGGAAAGACCGCGAGCGCGAAGTTCGTCAGTCAGGAACTCGAACAGACCTCGAAGAAGTATGAGGTCCCCTGCGAGGTCGAGTACATCAACTGCGAGGTGACCGATACCCAGTATCGGGTGCTCGCCCAACTCGCCAACAAGTTCATCGAGCAGAACGAGGCCCACGTCGAGCGTCGGCTCTCGGACCTCGCCGACCTCCGCGAGGCCGTCGAGGAGGGATCGACTGCACTCGAAGCGACCCCCTTCGAGAGCACGACGGGGATCGATTCCCGGATCGAGACTCTCGAAGACGAACTGGAGGAGATGGAGCCGGTACCGATGACCGGCTGGCCCACCGACAGGGTTTATAAGGAGTTCTTCGACGCCGTCGACTACCGCGAGCGCGTGGTCGTCATCATGCTCGACGAGATCGACAAGCTCGTCGAGAAATCTGGCGACGACACCCTCTATAACCTCTCGCGGATGAACTCCGAGCTGGATAATTCGAGAGTGTCGATCATGGGGATCAGCAACGACCTGAAGTTCACCGACTTCCTCGACCCTCGGGTGAAGTCCTCACTGGGCGAGGAGGAGATCGTCTTCCCGCCCTACGACGCTAATCAGCTCCGTGACATCCTCCAGCATCGCGCGGATATCGCCTTCGAGGAGCGTGCCCTGACCGACGACGTGATCCCGCTGTGTGCGGCCTTCGCCGCCCAGGAACACGGCGACGCTCGCCGGGCGCTCGACCTCCTCAGGACGGCGGGCGAGCTCGCCGAACGCAGCCAGTCCGAGCACGTCGACGAGAGCCACGTCCGCAAGGCCCAGGACAAGATCGAACTCGACCGGGTCGTCGAGGTGGTTCGCACCCTCCCGACCCAGTCAAAGCTCGTCCTGTTCTCGATCATCCTCCTGGAGAAAAACGGCGTCCACAACATCAACACCGGCGAGGTGTTCAACATCTACAAGCGACTCTGTGAGGAGATCGACGCCGACGTACTGACCCAGCGCCGGGTGACGGACCTGATCAGCGAACTCGACATGCTCGGGATCGTCAACGCGATCGTCGTCTCGAAGGGACGGTACGGCCGGACCAAGGAGATCAGCCTCTCCGTACCGACCGAGGAGACCGAGGCGGTCCTGCTGGCCGATTCACGCCTCTCGGAGATCGAGGAGATCCAGCCGTTCGTCCAGGCGCGCTTCGACAACTGA
- a CDS encoding DUF7344 domain-containing protein, which produces MVALNTVFDLLRKERRRYALYHLDQQEGTVPIEELTEQVARWEDDSEDEPTTEEYERVELSLHHTHLPKTANAEFIEYDAEAGEVNVRGTPAEFEAVLTIAEVLEDGGRSE; this is translated from the coding sequence ATGGTAGCTCTGAACACGGTGTTCGATCTCCTTCGCAAGGAACGGCGCCGATACGCGCTGTATCATCTCGACCAGCAGGAGGGGACGGTTCCGATCGAGGAACTCACCGAGCAGGTCGCACGGTGGGAGGACGATTCGGAGGACGAACCGACCACCGAGGAGTACGAGCGTGTCGAACTCTCGTTGCACCACACCCACCTCCCGAAGACGGCGAACGCGGAGTTCATCGAGTACGACGCCGAGGCGGGCGAAGTCAACGTTCGCGGCACACCCGCCGAGTTCGAGGCAGTATTGACCATCGCGGAGGTGCTGGAAGACGGCGGTCGCTCGGAGTAG
- a CDS encoding IMP cyclohydrolase produces MYVGRFLIVGPDCGAYRVSSRSFPNRRIIERDDRLTVGPTADAEETDNPYVSYNCVRSVEGGAVLGNGSHVDPVAEKIELGYPARDALATSLLALDYEKDEYDTPRIAGVLDGEEAVIGIVRKDALLVERVTEPTLVATYEKDSPEGIDFAPESAAAAAETVYDHEFEHAVCAAGIVRAGDGFERAIENGQD; encoded by the coding sequence ATGTACGTCGGCCGCTTCCTGATCGTGGGCCCCGACTGTGGGGCCTATCGTGTCTCCTCACGCTCGTTCCCGAACCGCCGGATCATCGAACGCGACGACCGCCTCACCGTCGGCCCGACCGCCGACGCCGAGGAGACGGACAACCCCTACGTCTCGTACAACTGCGTGCGCTCGGTGGAGGGTGGCGCGGTGCTGGGTAACGGCTCGCACGTCGATCCGGTCGCCGAGAAGATCGAACTGGGCTATCCCGCACGGGACGCGCTGGCGACGAGTCTGTTGGCGCTCGATTACGAGAAGGACGAGTACGACACCCCACGGATCGCGGGCGTGCTCGACGGGGAGGAAGCAGTGATAGGTATCGTCCGGAAGGACGCCCTGCTGGTCGAGCGCGTCACCGAGCCGACGCTGGTGGCGACCTACGAGAAGGACTCCCCAGAGGGGATCGACTTCGCGCCCGAGAGCGCGGCGGCGGCCGCCGAAACCGTCTACGACCACGAGTTCGAGCACGCGGTCTGTGCCGCCGGTATCGTCCGGGCGGGCGACGGGTTCGAACGGGCGATCGAGAACGGGCAGGACTGA
- a CDS encoding oxidoreductase, translated as MTANWTADEMQDLSGSTIVVTGANSGLGYEATRAFARKGGHVVMACRSEERGEEAAGSIREDFPAASLSVHECDLGDLDSVRRFAAEFEATYPALHVLCNNAGVMAIPRSETEQGVETQFGVNHLGHFALTGLLLDRLVETDGETRVVTQSSAVHERGEIDFEDLNSVDRYDSWDAYAQSKLANLLFAYELDRRLDRATLDVTSVACHPGYAATDLQRRGPEMRGSRSRLLAMKAANAVFAQSAAAGALPLLYAATQPELEGGEYIGPGGFRNMRGAPEVQRSSDRSYDREDAARLWDVSEELTGVRYDFERSVAGRAGRLADRVSETLSR; from the coding sequence ATGACAGCCAACTGGACGGCCGACGAGATGCAGGACCTCTCGGGAAGTACGATCGTCGTCACCGGCGCGAACAGCGGGCTCGGCTACGAGGCCACCCGCGCGTTCGCGCGCAAGGGCGGGCACGTCGTGATGGCCTGCCGGAGCGAGGAGCGGGGCGAGGAGGCCGCCGGGTCGATCCGCGAGGACTTCCCGGCGGCGTCGCTGTCGGTCCACGAGTGCGATCTCGGGGACCTCGATTCGGTCAGGCGCTTCGCAGCGGAGTTCGAGGCCACCTACCCAGCGTTGCACGTCCTCTGTAACAACGCGGGTGTGATGGCGATCCCCCGAAGCGAGACCGAACAGGGCGTCGAGACCCAGTTCGGTGTCAACCACCTGGGTCATTTCGCGCTGACGGGCCTGCTTCTCGACCGGTTGGTCGAGACCGATGGGGAGACCCGCGTGGTAACCCAGAGCAGCGCGGTCCACGAGCGCGGCGAGATCGACTTCGAGGACCTGAACTCCGTCGACCGGTACGACTCGTGGGACGCCTACGCCCAGTCGAAACTCGCGAACCTGCTGTTTGCCTACGAACTCGACCGCCGACTCGACCGGGCGACCCTCGACGTCACGAGCGTCGCCTGCCATCCTGGCTACGCCGCGACCGACCTCCAGCGCCGCGGCCCGGAGATGCGCGGGTCGAGATCCCGGCTCCTCGCGATGAAGGCGGCGAACGCCGTCTTCGCCCAGAGCGCCGCGGCCGGTGCGCTTCCCCTTCTCTATGCTGCGACCCAGCCCGAACTCGAAGGCGGCGAGTACATCGGTCCCGGCGGATTCCGGAACATGCGTGGCGCTCCCGAGGTCCAGCGATCGAGCGACCGCTCCTACGACCGCGAGGACGCCGCTCGGCTCTGGGACGTCTCGGAGGAGCTTACCGGCGTCCGGTACGACTTCGAGCGCTCGGTCGCCGGCCGGGCCGGACGGCTCGCCGACAGGGTTTCCGAGACACTCTCGCGATAA
- a CDS encoding cold-shock protein, giving the protein MAKGEVDFFNDTGGYGFISTDDADDDVFFHMEDVGGPDLEEGQEIEFDIEQAPKGPRATNVTRL; this is encoded by the coding sequence ATGGCGAAAGGCGAAGTTGATTTCTTCAACGACACTGGCGGCTACGGTTTCATCTCGACGGACGACGCGGACGACGACGTGTTCTTCCACATGGAAGACGTTGGCGGTCCGGACCTCGAAGAGGGACAGGAGATCGAATTCGATATCGAACAGGCCCCCAAGGGCCCCCGAGCGACCAACGTCACCCGTCTGTAA
- a CDS encoding FAD-dependent oxidoreductase, with the protein MDTVLVIGGGATGAGVARDLAMRGVDVTLVERGDFASGTSGRSHGLLHSGARYVPGDPEGAAECIAENRVLKEIAPHCLSDTAGLFVQVAGDDPDFFEEKRAACEQLGIETEELSAADAREAVPDLAEGVERALRVPDAVIHPTRLTVANAVDAREHGATLLPRTEVADLIIEDGAVRGALVEDGSGEFEIRAEYVVNATGAWAGTLASMADIDLEMAPSSGVMVAVEYADLDTVLNRARPAADGDIVVPHDEQVILGTTSVDVEDPDEFERDDAEIDRMFAECGAMLSGLDRERIDRVYWGVRPLYSADRERHAGRGISRGFHLLDHAERDGIGGFASIVGGKLTTYRAMAEATSDRVCKRLGVDSACSTAEEPLLGRDEPGRIDGLVAEFEADNPADSDVIAR; encoded by the coding sequence ATGGACACGGTCCTCGTGATCGGCGGCGGGGCGACTGGCGCGGGCGTGGCCCGCGATCTGGCGATGCGCGGGGTGGACGTGACACTCGTCGAGCGCGGCGACTTCGCAAGCGGGACCAGCGGTCGCTCGCACGGGCTCCTTCACAGCGGGGCGCGCTACGTCCCCGGCGACCCCGAGGGCGCAGCGGAGTGCATCGCGGAGAACCGCGTTCTCAAAGAGATCGCCCCCCACTGTCTCAGCGACACCGCCGGACTGTTCGTTCAGGTCGCGGGCGACGACCCCGATTTCTTCGAGGAAAAGCGCGCAGCCTGCGAGCAGTTGGGAATCGAGACCGAGGAGCTGTCGGCAGCCGACGCTCGCGAGGCGGTTCCCGACCTCGCCGAGGGGGTCGAGCGCGCGCTTCGCGTGCCCGACGCCGTGATCCACCCGACCCGGTTGACGGTCGCGAACGCCGTCGACGCCCGCGAACACGGGGCGACCCTCCTCCCACGGACCGAGGTGGCCGACCTCATCATCGAGGACGGCGCGGTCCGAGGGGCGCTCGTCGAGGACGGCTCGGGCGAGTTCGAGATCCGCGCGGAGTACGTCGTCAACGCGACCGGCGCGTGGGCCGGGACGCTCGCGTCGATGGCAGACATCGACCTGGAAATGGCACCCTCCAGCGGCGTGATGGTCGCCGTCGAGTACGCCGATCTGGACACCGTGCTCAACCGTGCGCGACCGGCCGCCGACGGCGATATCGTGGTCCCCCACGACGAGCAGGTGATCTTGGGAACGACCAGCGTCGATGTCGAGGACCCCGACGAGTTCGAGCGCGACGACGCGGAGATCGACCGGATGTTCGCGGAGTGTGGCGCCATGCTTTCGGGGCTCGACCGCGAGCGGATCGACCGGGTCTACTGGGGGGTCCGCCCGCTGTACAGCGCGGATCGCGAGCGCCACGCTGGACGGGGGATCTCGCGGGGCTTTCACCTGCTCGATCACGCGGAGCGCGACGGGATCGGGGGGTTTGCGAGCATCGTCGGCGGGAAGCTCACGACCTACCGAGCGATGGCCGAAGCGACGAGCGACCGCGTCTGTAAACGACTGGGGGTCGACTCGGCGTGTTCTACCGCCGAGGAGCCGCTTTTGGGTCGCGACGAACCGGGACGGATCGACGGGCTCGTCGCGGAGTTCGAGGCCGACAACCCCGCCGATTCGGACGTTATCGCCCGGTAG